Proteins encoded together in one Thermomonospora curvata DSM 43183 window:
- the mftG gene encoding mycofactocin dehydrogenase MftG, with protein sequence MASSRGRPVSRPDVLVVGAGGSGAALAARLSEDPSRTVLLLEAGPAPLTGFPDELLDARRVPGAQPAHPAVRRYPARLAPGLPYAAPRGRILGGSTTVNGGYFIRARRADFTRWAARAGDDRWSHERVLPLWRALENDLDYGATPLHGDRGPIPVHRTRLDHPAAAAFRAAAGELGHPEETDKNACLPPGFGPVPCNVRGGRRINTALACLLGALHRPNLTVRGDSPVHSVAVRRGRAIGVITADGLIEAGQVVLCAGSFGSPHLLHLSGIGPAAELERAGIPVVCDLPAVGGTLSDHPQVTVQWHPRRHLGAPRGSWLGGVLHLPSGDAGTEGDVEILQSLVPLPALTSGRPAPPDAPLAFLVAVNTPRATGRLRTVSPDPATPPRIDYGYLRTGEDRRRLRQAVRASAAVLATDAFGRVCAGPVDLDTATLADDRLLDAWIRTRLGTAQHACGTVPMGPAGDPSAAVDSCGRVIGVHGLRVADTSILPTAPLRGPAATAVLIGELIAGAIDEQPA encoded by the coding sequence GTGGCTTCCTCCCGTGGCCGCCCGGTGAGCCGCCCCGACGTCCTGGTGGTCGGAGCCGGCGGCAGCGGAGCCGCCCTGGCGGCCCGGCTCAGCGAAGACCCCTCCCGCACGGTGCTGCTGCTGGAGGCCGGACCGGCCCCGCTCACCGGCTTTCCCGACGAACTGCTGGACGCCCGGCGGGTGCCCGGCGCGCAACCGGCGCACCCGGCCGTCCGCCGCTACCCGGCCCGCCTGGCGCCCGGCCTGCCCTATGCCGCCCCCCGCGGCCGCATCCTCGGCGGCTCCACCACCGTCAACGGCGGCTACTTCATCCGGGCCCGGCGCGCCGACTTCACCCGCTGGGCGGCACGGGCCGGCGATGACCGCTGGAGCCATGAGCGGGTGCTGCCGCTGTGGCGCGCCCTGGAAAACGACCTGGACTACGGCGCCACCCCCCTGCACGGCGACCGCGGCCCCATCCCGGTGCACCGCACCCGGCTGGACCACCCGGCCGCCGCCGCGTTCCGGGCCGCCGCCGGTGAACTGGGCCACCCCGAGGAGACGGACAAGAACGCCTGCCTGCCCCCCGGCTTCGGCCCGGTGCCCTGCAACGTCCGCGGCGGACGGCGCATCAACACCGCCCTGGCCTGCCTGCTGGGCGCCCTGCACCGGCCCAACCTCACCGTCCGCGGCGACAGCCCGGTGCACTCGGTGGCCGTCCGCCGCGGCCGCGCCATCGGGGTGATCACCGCAGACGGCCTGATCGAGGCCGGGCAGGTCGTGCTGTGCGCCGGCTCCTTCGGCTCACCCCACCTGCTGCACCTGTCGGGCATCGGACCGGCGGCCGAGCTGGAGCGGGCCGGCATCCCCGTGGTCTGCGACCTGCCGGCCGTCGGCGGCACGCTCAGCGACCACCCCCAGGTGACGGTCCAGTGGCATCCCCGCCGCCACCTGGGCGCCCCCCGCGGCTCGTGGCTCGGCGGCGTCCTGCACCTGCCCTCCGGCGACGCCGGAACCGAAGGCGATGTGGAAATCCTGCAATCCCTGGTCCCGCTCCCCGCCCTGACCAGCGGGAGACCGGCGCCCCCCGATGCGCCCCTGGCCTTTTTGGTCGCGGTCAACACCCCCCGCGCCACCGGACGGCTGCGCACCGTCTCCCCCGACCCCGCCACACCTCCCCGCATCGACTACGGCTACCTGCGCACCGGCGAGGACCGGCGCCGGCTGCGCCAGGCGGTGCGGGCGAGCGCCGCCGTGCTGGCCACCGACGCCTTCGGCCGGGTGTGCGCCGGCCCGGTGGACCTGGATACGGCGACTTTGGCGGACGACCGCCTGCTGGATGCGTGGATCCGCACCCGCCTGGGCACCGCCCAGCACGCCTGCGGCACCGTGCCCATGGGCCCGGCCGGCGACCCGTCCGCCGCCGTCGACTCCTGCGGCCGGGTCATCGGGGTGCACGGGCTGCGCGTCGCCGACACCTCGATCCTGCCGACCGCGCCGCTGCGCGGCCCCGCCGCCACGGCCGTGCTGATCGGTGAGCTCATCGCGGGCGCCATCGACGAGCAGCCCGCCTAG
- the mftR gene encoding mycofactocin system transcriptional regulator (MftR, the mycofactocin system transcriptional regulator, is an uncharacterized TetR family DNA-binding transcription factor. Its role is inferred by context. It occurs as part of the biosynthesis locus for mycofactocin, a partially characterized electron carrier derived from the terminal Val-Tyr dipeptide of the precursor peptide MftA, through a radical SAM enzyme-mediated process.), with product MGVTSNNGTTAQTVMGRPRVTSRATLEARAFELFARKGFEETTVDDIAAAAGIGRRTFFRYCASKNDLVWGDFEGHLLKLRRLLEEADPTLPTMEVLRRAVVEFNRFDPRDVPWHRQRMELILKVPTLQADATLRYASWRAVIAEFVASRTGLPPSAMTPRLAGHVLLAAAVAAYEHWLSGDGDAELAELLDKAIRRVSAGLSAALQAPGG from the coding sequence ATGGGTGTGACGTCCAACAACGGAACGACCGCCCAGACGGTGATGGGCAGGCCCCGGGTGACCTCGCGGGCCACGCTGGAGGCACGGGCCTTTGAGCTGTTCGCCCGCAAGGGGTTCGAGGAGACCACGGTCGATGACATCGCGGCGGCGGCCGGCATCGGGCGGCGGACGTTCTTTCGGTACTGCGCCTCCAAAAACGACCTGGTGTGGGGGGATTTCGAAGGGCACCTGCTGAAGCTGCGCCGGCTGCTGGAGGAGGCCGACCCGACGCTGCCGACGATGGAGGTGCTGCGCCGGGCCGTGGTGGAGTTCAACCGGTTCGACCCGCGGGATGTGCCCTGGCACCGGCAGCGCATGGAGCTCATCTTGAAGGTGCCGACGCTGCAGGCCGATGCGACGTTGCGGTACGCCTCCTGGCGGGCGGTGATCGCCGAGTTCGTGGCCTCCCGCACCGGGCTGCCGCCGTCGGCGATGACGCCCCGCCTGGCCGGTCACGTGCTGCTGGCGGCCGCGGTGGCCGCCTATGAGCACTGGCTGTCGGGGGACGGGGACGCCGAGCTGGCCGAGCTGCTGGACAAGGCGATCCGGCGGGTGAGCGCCGGGCTGTCGGCGGCGCTGCAGGCCCCCGGCGGCTAG